The Lineus longissimus chromosome 10, tnLinLong1.2, whole genome shotgun sequence genome segment AGGTCATGATGTAAAGAATATCACGTCTAATTAGTGGTAGTTGTCACAACAAGTTGGTGACGAAACCTTTTACATTACAGTATCAACAAAACGATTTAGGCCAGCTCAAGtccaagtttttctgtgtaaattCGTATGTTCTTTGACGAGAGAACTTGGTCAGCACGAGACTTTACTTATGACcatatatttatatatacatACACATGTACCATTTGCTAGCTTTTACCTCACTGCTTCATAATCTTGTCACCATTGCTGCTGCGTCACCTTTCCCAAAGTCTTCATACTATAATGGTGTTTTTAGCTTGAACAGCATGAGGAGGAGCGCCAGCAGTGGGCCGAGGCCATCGACAAGGAACGGTCGCAGAGGGAACAGGTGGAGGACGACCACGATCGAACGAAGGAGGGGTTAGAACATGTCCAAGGGCAGTTGGATAATCTTCAAGAGACGTTGAATCAGGAGCGTAGTGACTGGTCAGAAACCGAGAGAAACTTGAGAAAAAAGTTGGCCGACTTGGAGGTGACATACAAGAGGGACATGGAAAATGAAAAGGTAATTGATCTTGTAAAATGTAATTGGTGTCAGTGTACATgatataatcatcatcatcatcatcatcattatttggTAACTATGGTGACTATGGTGGACAGTGATTGGACACCCTATCAATTGGCCAATGCTAACAGTCCCTTCCTTTTCTTCAGAGACAGGTTGAAGACCAGACGCAACTTGCCCAGGAGACACGAGAGCAACTGAACACGACCAACATCGACCTCCACAAGACGAGGCTCGACCTTGAGACAGCGCTGCGGGAGAGAGACAGCCTGAAGATGGAGATGAGTCTGCTTGAAGCCAGGATGGAGAGCAGCAAGAGGCAGTTGGAGGCTGATCTCACCTCTGAGTTTGAAAAAGCTGTAAGTTTTAGACTTCAACtttgaatgagacgtaaaactgaggttccttgtgtCTAGTGCCGTGCCAAGGAAAGCAGATCTGTTTAAGATGCATCAGCATAGACAGTGGTATCTAAAATATACAATGGTTGCATTTAAACTGATGACACCTGGTTTTTGCTTTGCAGCTGTCTGAGAAAATGAATGAAGCACATGACAGGCTCGTGAGCACCGAGACGGACCTCCGTGAAAGTCATCGCAAACAGATTCAGGAGTTGAATCAGAGCCATAGGGAGGACATGGAGGAGCAGATGGACACCATGACGGAGGACTTCAAGAAGAAAGAGACGTATCTCAAGGAGCAGTCAAAGACTTACGAAGAAAGGTACCATAAGCATCGAATTTGTAGTCGCCAGGCTCTCAAAAGTAACAAGCTACAGACAGAATGTTgtgttcatgaatgaaagagaaGGATCAAGTGAATATTCAAGAAAGTGACGTATGAATTTCTGTTTTTCAGGCTCGAGGAGGCCCAGGAAGAGATCAGAGAGCTGAAGGCTAATAAGCACAAAATGGAGCTACAGAGGTGAGACTgtgattgaattgaattgtgatTTCTTCAGAAAGAATTTGTTTTTGTTGGGTTTTGAATTGGAATTTGGAGACCTACTGTAAGTATGAGTGCTTCTTGAATTAGTAGCCTGTTTCAAAATGGTTCAATAGCAACCATTTTGAATCCATACCTCTTCATTGCAGTAATTTGTGACCTACATCTTTGTTTTAGGGAGAGGGAGGACTATCATGACCGTTACGCCTCAGGGGAGAGAAAGTGGGCTTGAGTTTTCTTTCTAGATCTTTTAGTAACCCTAGCGAACCATTCTAGTACTATCGAAAATGGCTTCAAAGTTGAGAATTTAACTGAAATTGCATTGGACATTGTTGATAATTGCAGAGTGAACGATATCCTTGTACGTACAGTACTGGAATGGTCAGCCATTTATAACTTGTAGAAAAACTTCTACCACATTTCCCCTAATCTGGTTGAAAATATCTTCAGCAGTTCCTATTCTTACTGTCCCAGAGTTTTTTTCCAGTTGTAGGTTACTGTACATGCAGTAGTGTATTATTGTATATGCAGTAGTGTATTACTGTACATGCAGTAGTGTAATTCCCATTTAAACTATAATAACTGCAGACTGCTTCTTCATCATGTTGAGAAATATATCACCGTAGTTAGCAACACTTGAGTAACTAAATGCCTGTAGATGATAGACCAGTGATTTCCTAGTAATAACATGAAAGAAATTAACTTGCTATTGCGATTAAACTTATTCTGTACTGAAAAAAACCACCATACCTTTAGCATTTCACTTCCATCCAAGGAATGTAAGCACATTCCTCTTCTGGCATGGTTATATgaagttttgaatggattaaaactAGGTGActttatatcaatattcatttgaagtaggtGTCATGAATATAAAGAGGCAATTGAAGAAATAAGAAGAATATGACCTAACCATATGGTCAAAATATTTGCGGAGTATGTCATCTTGTTCCTGGATTTCAAGCGATGTGTTTAATGACCTTGATTTGACCTTTCAGGATCGAGATGGCCAATCGTATGCAGAGTATGATGCAGACTCATTGTACCGAAGCGTTGACGTTGTTAAACGATCCAAGTCACTCGCCGAAAAAATCGTACCAGGTAAGTGGTCAGTCATGTACGATTGTTGTACCTAtatttggttgttggtattgtTCAGAGTGTAAGAGTACAGTGACTAAGTTCCCCTTGTGAAAGCAGAATGTAGTCAGTTGTCATTGTCACTGTTTGTTGTCCTTTAGTTTAAATGTTAGTCTGGATCTTGCATGTGTAACAGAGCAGTTGGTGATCAGATGCAGTGTGCCTCATTTCATTTTGTTCCTGGTGTATTGAACTTTATTTGCCTCATGTCTGTGCTCTGTTTTAGCATGATTCCGTGTTGTCCCATATTCCTTCCTTGGCCAACGAGACCAAATCGTCACCTGGTGCTGGGGCTGACCAACACCCAAATGGTATCTCGGATGAAGGTGGGAAAGTCTCAACCAAGCTCCCATTAGATGGCGCTGTAGTAGTTACAAGACCTAATCGTGTGCACCGTAAGCTTAGCTTTCCGTAGAACTTTTCCTTTAGAAACCTGACCTACTTTTTTATAGTTGAAATGTAcatggtaattttcttttgaaacCTTTACTGATGGACCTTCCTTAGAGTGTGAATGTATAGAAAATAGAGTAGAAAAATTTAGATCTTTATAATTTTTATCCAATTTTGTGTCTTTAACAGTAGATCCTAgacattttatcattttgtaAGAAGCATTTTCTGTAGCTTAGACTCACACTAATGCTTTAGTTATGCTATTGAGTTTATACATCAAGTTTATTCTGGTTTATTTGTTAGTAAATCAGAAGTCGACTGAAAAGCAAATAGCTCAGTTTTGACTTTCATGTCAAGAGATTTGTTATACTTAATGTGGTTGACCTATAAATTTGAATGACCTATTCTAATCCTTTGCCAAAAAATAAGTCTAACTTGGTTATTTGTTATGTGACACTTAAGGATTTGTTCCGTCTGAATTCCAGATGACGACGGTGCTATATCAGATGTCTTGAGTACAGAAGGGGACAGTGCCATGCCGACGTACACAACTTCACAGCTAATAGGTGGCGTTCAAAGCACATACATCCCACCAATAAGTTTGGCCCATCTACCTCAGCAACCTATCAGCGATGTAACATGTTTGGATTCAAATCGCTCGTCCAATTTTGGCTCTGCCAGCCAAGTGACATCACATTATCCATATGGTTCTGCATCTTACCAAGCTCATCTGCCCGTCTCCTCGTACCAGCCATCATATACGTATTCATCCAATTATGAGCCAAACGGTCAACCTCATGCTGTGCCTTATGGGAATGGACCAATCAGAAGTGCCTTTACAATGACACAGCCTCCACATCAGCCAATTAGGAACAACTATACACATCCAGCAGCAAACATTTACTCAAACGCACCAATAGGAAGCAGCTATACCAGCCAACCAATCAACAGCTATCATAATCCACAAATGAATACGAGCTACACAAATCCACCAATCGGCAGCCAAATAAACCACCCAATGAAAACTCATTACCTACCTGGGCAACCTTACAGCACCCAATCAAATTACAACACGTCATCGCAGCGCCCTCCAGTGTTGATGGAAGATGTTACGAAAGCAGATTACAGCCATCTTTATAATGGCAACGGAATTGCCTCAGAGCCGTCTGCTCCAAGCTTGTCCTCAGGATATTCCAGTATGGCCAATCACTCCAGTCGCTTTGGCGATCCGATGAGGAATGGTGAATCTCAGCTGGATTCTGGCAAGGATGAATCCAGTGAGTGCTTGTTTCTTGGTTTTGTCATGAGATAGTGGCTTATTGAATCAGCTAGGGGCGCAGTCATTTGTGTCTCTTTCAGGGCTCATGAGGAGGTAGTTTTAAACCAGAATAACAACAAATTAGATGAAATGACCACAACGAAACTGATCACATTTGATAACTGATAACTAGTCATAGAGTGACTTTGAAGAGTGGGGTAACTCTGACCACGGAATATTTCTCATCACAACAATGTTTTGTGGGGTGTGTTCAAAGTTACCCCACTGTCCGAAGTCACCCCATTCGACGGTAATTGAAATATCATAACGTCTGTTCCTCTTCAGCTGACATGGTTAGCCTGCTAAATGGTTCCACAGCGACCCACAACGATACATGCGTTAGCGACATCTCGACGCGTATggaacaacacaaccagcggcAGCAAGAACTTGAACACTATGTGCGTATGTTGTTAGGGAAAGAGCCGGGAATCCCTGCTAATAATGGAGACACGAAAAATATGGTGAGTGTTAGATTACCGAAGGAAGGTAAATCTTCATCATTCATCAAGAAACTGGGTATCAGTGTCTCTGGCGGGCTAGAAACCTCAATGCATTCACGACTATTCCATCTCTCTCTCATCTCCAGGTGGCGCACAGCCCTCCACAAAAGCTTGAACCAGACTCAAAGCAGACAAGTAACCCTCGACCTGGCAGTGGGCAAGAGGACAGTAGATTGGTGTCGACCGCTCATGCCCCCAAGTATGGCTCCGTGATGGGTCTCGCTAGGGAGAAACTACACATGAAGAAGAAGGGCCAAGAGGACCAAGTATgtttgtttgaaaatgttttagTAAATGATTAGATATCAAAAGGCCTACTCCATTCATTCagatatttgaaaattgaagttgaattttaaaattaccGATACTTTAAATTCATGTTCCAagttttggtgactttgtatgcATAACTGCAGTTagaattcattaaaaaaacatttttttgtctcacaCTATCATAATTTGCTTTTTCAGCCTGCTGAGCGTAAATCTTCTGTGAGGAAATCAAGAGATGGACCGATTGGAAAATCAACGACAGCCAAACCTTGGCGGTAGTTTGGATTACGTATAATCAAAGAATACTGTGCTGAATTTGGCCAGCAATGGACTTTTATGGCAGCAAATTTTATATAAATACATACATGAAACAACTTTGGATGCTGTGCATTTTAAGGCCTACAGACTTGTTGAAATGGTTGCGTCCTTTACGAGTCTTTTTGCAAAAGCTTTCGTTTTTCGAATTTTCGTGTTTTATTGCAAGAAGAGGAGGCAGCCTAGGCGATTTGATAGGCATGGCATTTCAGCAAGATTGTGGTGCAGCACGAAGAGATTTTTGATACCTTCTCtaatcaaatgaatattattGGGCAAAGATATAGAATGATTTAAAATAGTTTGCCGTGTACCGTCCACATCATCATGAGGATCATTAGAAGTATTCTAATTAATGGACCTTTCATTGGTTCAGGAAACAAGCTGTAAATATTTGAATTACATTTCAACATTCCGTTCTTTCATTGTATATTTTTCCTTGTATAAATCCACAGGGCAAAGTAGGCACTGGCCTGTTTCAGATTCATCTCTGGAGGTTGGTTTTGAAGGGACAATAGACTTGTATAAGCTTTCAGTAGTACATTGTGTTAATGCTAAAGATGTAGTGTAGTATAATATAAAAATGAGATTTAGTTGGAACCCTGGAAATCTTCATAGAAGTTCTCAGCAGCAGGCTTCAAGTATTCATGGCCTTCCCCTATAGGTTTCTTTCCGTTTGCTCTGAGATGGGTCAGAATTCTCTACAACGTCGCATCCAGTGCTGGCTACTGGACTCCGAGAATGTAGACTTCTTTTATTTGAGatttatttgttttattgaatGTCAGTTGATTGTGATTAGATAATTTGt includes the following:
- the LOC135494856 gene encoding uncharacterized protein LOC135494856 isoform X1 — encoded protein: MNTFRMEEGNLSDADTDELLGLSGIEPFASGASVYLTPSKSPPGSPSDLLASSPKRRPAVNTASSRSPANVKVSPGRGASGHSSPSRSANSSKSPKRAVKKFVDSPGKLKIGDLKGNDEGIRLISSQERLVQVRRYLANQDIVQEGLKVDSQNKENLSNSVGVVNNAFTKINSAPASGVKSSQEIGGIGGKSLPSSPYKVQNVVVTRHHKLQAPPSGISWSDPDAPVSRPPAKPVDPIFTYKRKLFQEDANGEANEKLKNKAVSEKNKKGQAVKDKSNKRKTPNKSSPKECVVHSGSPTQQTHSASKYRVSPRSGEGDATAKSPGKQQRASRSLDNSPDKRPSSIMKGGGSVSPGRRPGPVTFRQSPNGSNSSPKSVSPPKYVKSSPDRVSNLPRHKYTEQSSAYSKTGHVSAEPKSQSGMQHSPEKYEQSFENTPATSGYYSGKSAFTQEGYSNPLDDFLQQYPLSPLRGDTDMSLPGSLPDSPGMKAAAETVPTAEDYDDMPREVYADVTSFDIEEMEGARDSLRTMLKLSTKKSETHLNLGGNNVHDESISSFRSYPEEGYHDEIVTQQNDSFEEVATKALMGSQNEIDYNQALQLTSQLLGREKDVPASALEMENQVLLDNMEREKFRRQHCEKQIGNLQSRLLETQEQLAVATSTEKKKDIMIEQLDKTLSRVVEGWKKREAEKKEYIEVLKGEKEELESRYHSQKDMLEKFDERLQKASKDLESEQRRVAELEESKLVKLEQHEEERQQWAEAIDKERSQREQVEDDHDRTKEGLEHVQGQLDNLQETLNQERSDWSETERNLRKKLADLEVTYKRDMENEKRQVEDQTQLAQETREQLNTTNIDLHKTRLDLETALRERDSLKMEMSLLEARMESSKRQLEADLTSEFEKALSEKMNEAHDRLVSTETDLRESHRKQIQELNQSHREDMEEQMDTMTEDFKKKETYLKEQSKTYEERLEEAQEEIRELKANKHKMELQREREDYHDRYASGERKIEMANRMQSMMQTHCTEALTLLNDPSHSPKKSYQHDSVLSHIPSLANETKSSPGAGADQHPNGISDEGGKVSTKLPLDGAVVVTRPNRVHHDDGAISDVLSTEGDSAMPTYTTSQLIGGVQSTYIPPISLAHLPQQPISDVTCLDSNRSSNFGSASQVTSHYPYGSASYQAHLPVSSYQPSYTYSSNYEPNGQPHAVPYGNGPIRSAFTMTQPPHQPIRNNYTHPAANIYSNAPIGSSYTSQPINSYHNPQMNTSYTNPPIGSQINHPMKTHYLPGQPYSTQSNYNTSSQRPPVLMEDVTKADYSHLYNGNGIASEPSAPSLSSGYSSMANHSSRFGDPMRNGESQLDSGKDESTDMVSLLNGSTATHNDTCVSDISTRMEQHNQRQQELEHYVRMLLGKEPGIPANNGDTKNMVAHSPPQKLEPDSKQTSNPRPGSGQEDSRLVSTAHAPKYGSVMGLAREKLHMKKKGQEDQPAERKSSVRKSRDGPIGKSTTAKPWR
- the LOC135494856 gene encoding uncharacterized protein LOC135494856 isoform X3; protein product: MEEGNLSDADTDELLGLSGIEPFASGASVYLTPSKSPPGSPSDLLASSPKRRPAVNTASSRSPANVKVSPGRGASGHSSPSRSANSSKSPKRAVKKFVDSPGKLKIGDLKGNDEGIRLISSQERLVQVRRYLANQDIVQEGLKVDSQNKENLSNSVGVVNNAFTKINSAPASGVKSSQEIGGIGGKSLPSSPYKVQNVVVTRHHKLQAPPSGISWSDPDAPVSRPPAKPVDPIFTYKRKLFQEDANGEANEKLKNKAVSEKNKKGQAVKDKSNKRKTPNKSSPKECVVHSGSPTQQTHSASKYRVSPRSGEGDATAKSPGKQQRASRSLDNSPDKRPSSIMKGGGSVSPGRRPGPVTFRQSPNGSNSSPKSVSPPKYVKSSPDRVSNLPRHKYTEQSSAYSKTGHVSAEPKSQSGMQHSPEKYEQSFENTPATSGYYSGKSAFTQEGYSNPLDDFLQQYPLSPLRGDTDMSLPGSLPDSPGMKAAAETVPTAEDYDDMPREVYADVTSFDIEEMEGARDSLRTMLKLSTKKSETHLNLGGNNVHDESISSFRSYPEEGYHDEIVTQQNDSFEEVATKALMGSQNEIDYNQALQLTSQLLGREKDVPASALEMENQVLLDNMEREKFRRQHCEKQIGNLQSRLLETQEQLAVATSTEKKKDIMIEQLDKTLSRVVEGWKKREAEKKEYIEVLKGEKEELESRYHSQKDMLEKFDERLQKASKDLESEQRRVAELEESKLVKLEQHEEERQQWAEAIDKERSQREQVEDDHDRTKEGLEHVQGQLDNLQETLNQERSDWSETERNLRKKLADLEVTYKRDMENEKRQVEDQTQLAQETREQLNTTNIDLHKTRLDLETALRERDSLKMEMSLLEARMESSKRQLEADLTSEFEKALSEKMNEAHDRLVSTETDLRESHRKQIQELNQSHREDMEEQMDTMTEDFKKKETYLKEQSKTYEERLEEAQEEIRELKANKHKMELQREREDYHDRYASGERKIEMANRMQSMMQTHCTEALTLLNDPSHSPKKSYQHDSVLSHIPSLANETKSSPGAGADQHPNGISDEGGKVSTKLPLDGAVVVTRPNRVHHDDGAISDVLSTEGDSAMPTYTTSQLIGGVQSTYIPPISLAHLPQQPISDVTCLDSNRSSNFGSASQVTSHYPYGSASYQAHLPVSSYQPSYTYSSNYEPNGQPHAVPYGNGPIRSAFTMTQPPHQPIRNNYTHPAANIYSNAPIGSSYTSQPINSYHNPQMNTSYTNPPIGSQINHPMKTHYLPGQPYSTQSNYNTSSQRPPVLMEDVTKADYSHLYNGNGIASEPSAPSLSSGYSSMANHSSRFGDPMRNGESQLDSGKDESTDMVSLLNGSTATHNDTCVSDISTRMEQHNQRQQELEHYVRMLLGKEPGIPANNGDTKNMVAHSPPQKLEPDSKQTSNPRPGSGQEDSRLVSTAHAPKYGSVMGLAREKLHMKKKGQEDQPAERKSSVRKSRDGPIGKSTTAKPWR
- the LOC135494856 gene encoding uncharacterized protein LOC135494856 isoform X2 — encoded protein: MNTFRMEEGNLSDADTDELLGLSGIEPFASGASVYLTPSKSPPGSPSDLLASSPKRRPAVNTASSRSPANVKVSPGRGASGHSSPSRSANSSKSPKRAVKKFVDSPGKLKIGDLKGNDEGIRLISSQERLVQVRRYLANQDIVQEGLKVDSQNKENLSNSVGVVNNAFTKINSAPASGVKSSQEIGGIGGKSLPSSPYKVQNVVVTRHHKLQAPPSGISWSDPDAPVSRPPAKPVDPIFTYKRKLFQEDANGEANEKLKNKAVSEKNKKGQAVKDKSNKRKTPNKSSPKECVVHSGSPTQQTHSASKYRVSPRSGEGDATAKSPGKQQRASRSLDNSPDKRPSSIMKGGGSVSPGRRPGPVTFRQSPNGSNSSPKSVSPPKYVKSSPDRVSNLPRHKYTEQSSAYSKTGHVSAEPKSQSGMQHSPEKYEQSFENTPATSGYYSGKSAFTQEGYSNPLDDFLQQYPLSPLRGDTDMSLPGSLPDSPGMKAAAETVPTAEDYDDMPREVYADVTSFDIEEMEGARDSLRTMLKLSTKKSETHLNLGGNNVHDESISSFRSYPEEGYHDEIVTQQNDSFEEVATKALMGSQNEIDYNQALQLTSQLLGREKDVPASALEMENQVLLDNMEREKFRRQHCEKQIGNLQSRLLETQEQLAVATSTEKKKDIMIEQLDKTLSRVVEGWKKREAEKKEYIEVLKGEKEELESRYHSQKDMLEKFDERLQKASKDLESEQRRVAELEESKLVKHEEERQQWAEAIDKERSQREQVEDDHDRTKEGLEHVQGQLDNLQETLNQERSDWSETERNLRKKLADLEVTYKRDMENEKRQVEDQTQLAQETREQLNTTNIDLHKTRLDLETALRERDSLKMEMSLLEARMESSKRQLEADLTSEFEKALSEKMNEAHDRLVSTETDLRESHRKQIQELNQSHREDMEEQMDTMTEDFKKKETYLKEQSKTYEERLEEAQEEIRELKANKHKMELQREREDYHDRYASGERKIEMANRMQSMMQTHCTEALTLLNDPSHSPKKSYQHDSVLSHIPSLANETKSSPGAGADQHPNGISDEGGKVSTKLPLDGAVVVTRPNRVHHDDGAISDVLSTEGDSAMPTYTTSQLIGGVQSTYIPPISLAHLPQQPISDVTCLDSNRSSNFGSASQVTSHYPYGSASYQAHLPVSSYQPSYTYSSNYEPNGQPHAVPYGNGPIRSAFTMTQPPHQPIRNNYTHPAANIYSNAPIGSSYTSQPINSYHNPQMNTSYTNPPIGSQINHPMKTHYLPGQPYSTQSNYNTSSQRPPVLMEDVTKADYSHLYNGNGIASEPSAPSLSSGYSSMANHSSRFGDPMRNGESQLDSGKDESTDMVSLLNGSTATHNDTCVSDISTRMEQHNQRQQELEHYVRMLLGKEPGIPANNGDTKNMVAHSPPQKLEPDSKQTSNPRPGSGQEDSRLVSTAHAPKYGSVMGLAREKLHMKKKGQEDQPAERKSSVRKSRDGPIGKSTTAKPWR